The proteins below come from a single Alnus glutinosa chromosome 9, dhAlnGlut1.1, whole genome shotgun sequence genomic window:
- the LOC133877372 gene encoding uncharacterized protein LOC133877372 isoform X1, whose amino-acid sequence MSICTSPLLLGMTEVTEQPFRPREKLLERQKYFQNVHKHTYLKGPFDKITSVAIPVALAATSLFLIGRGIYNMSHGIGKKE is encoded by the exons ATGTCCATATGCACGTCGCCTCTTCTTTTAGG CATGACAGAAGTCACAGAACAACCATTTCGACCGCGGGAGAAGCTTCTTGAGaggcaaaaatatttccaaaacgTCCACAAACACACGTACCTCAAAGGACCATTTGATAAGATAACCTCTGTTGCCATTCCAGTTGCTTTGGCGGCCACTTCGTTATTTCTTATT GGACGAGGGATCTATAATATGTCACATGGCAttggaaagaaagaatga
- the LOC133877372 gene encoding uncharacterized protein LOC133877372 isoform X2: protein MTEVTEQPFRPREKLLERQKYFQNVHKHTYLKGPFDKITSVAIPVALAATSLFLIGRGIYNMSHGIGKKE, encoded by the exons ATGACAGAAGTCACAGAACAACCATTTCGACCGCGGGAGAAGCTTCTTGAGaggcaaaaatatttccaaaacgTCCACAAACACACGTACCTCAAAGGACCATTTGATAAGATAACCTCTGTTGCCATTCCAGTTGCTTTGGCGGCCACTTCGTTATTTCTTATT GGACGAGGGATCTATAATATGTCACATGGCAttggaaagaaagaatga